In Daphnia pulex isolate KAP4 chromosome 7, ASM2113471v1, one genomic interval encodes:
- the LOC124197631 gene encoding myotubularin-related protein 3-like isoform X6 — translation MAQVNGDESVSKYAAVPESGVARLHSAAVPIKQPSVNGKALCSNGSSSSISSFRLSVGSGSSGDTDIQYIKPSELFPKKLAWVEGGSANTIPPPFPLLPGEDIIYEGRAVEGTLYISNYRLYLSKKVPTEAFAIPPALSPQSSVRDVNVPLGLIESIECKDIFYINLYCKDARSFRLIFVNGECCQDWLKRLSQSLNLPRKPEEVFSLAFYAWTRDDDENHLTKPPVNQTMPWWRNLSNYDQPLTGEKLFRFEVERQGYDDSVTWRISSANADFKLSPSYPTHLLVPTSISDDMLEAVAAFRSARRLPAVVWRHKRNGAVLGRCSQPEVGWLGWRSQEDETLLLSILNSCFYDSANNPLRSRHPTPNKDMNSTNEEWNGEGSLSISNGSSSNVECGSLKDLSEDSSCFTQGHKKKMLIVDARSYATAVANRARGGGCEFPQYYPQCDIEFMNLANIHAVRKSFLLLRALCQSAIGNLATTDQSNWFTQLDSTRWLHHMANLLRASWYTAVNLEEHGRPVLVHCSDGWDRTPQIVSLAQIMIDPFYRTVKGFQILVQREWIEFGHKFADRCGLLGGCEDTNERCPVFLQFLDCVHQLMSQFPTAFQFNHAYLVKMVQHIYSNLFGTFLLNTVQERTSHRISERSHSLWSFLLQKSNEYSNYLYELTEEPIWPSYQVRDLYFWSAVYTAELGSMPNDCQTGDCRENSTTVNLNTSSSPCSSGYATPQQTALTDSMVDTLAWKNLNIKGGVRNPMEDSTDTLVDDGHKPTTVLDQSDGDMEAGESFPLLEPEPVKEPSYKEHQDPLPSMTHFRSKQLKSPLEEPLCLPQNIASEEDGEESEVDGRNSYLNNCPTCKRNWDLLNRNQTHSKADPAPMTFNDGEEKAIATTMTRLGDSTATCLGYDLDGLLPSIDRQQVRLGQILAAKDAELDALRRDLHQTRVALCRQVCHDCKSSRKTNSSSKSNSEGLIEESCRDGSPGRNESSDCSLGGLNSSPSSWENVDEKEIGDKAPVGPPILWVPDHLAPSCMRCSTPFWMARRRHHCRNCGKVFCSECADRDLPLPHQNLFQPVRVCNVCYDSLSGENEDGEMCLGALQEQQDFSATRSHLGRAFSLTSLATGSCACHCCQLKRPTKFKAVTAGST, via the exons ATGGCACAGGTAAATGGCGATGAAAGTGTTTCTAAATATGCTGCTGTACCCGAAAGTGGGGTTGCGAGGCTCCACAGTGCAGCAGTTCCTATAAAGCAGCCATCAGTAAATGGTAAAGCTCTTTGTAGCAATGGGTCATCATCAAGCATATCGAGTTTCAg GTTAAGTGTGGGAAGTGGCAGTAGTGGAGACACAGACATCCAATACATCAAACCTTCAGAACTATTTCCAAAGAAATTAGCCTGGGTTGAAGGAGGATCTGCCAACACCATCCCACCACCATTCCCTTTGTTACCAGGAGAAGATATAATTTACGAA GGCCGAGCTGTGGAAGGAACATTATACATTTCCAATTACAGACTGTATCTATCTAAAAAAGTTCCCACAGAAGCTTTTGCCATTCCTCCTGCCTTGTCTCCTCAGAGCAGTGTAAGAGATGTAAATGTCCCTTTGGGCTTAATTGAATCGATTGAGTGTAAGGATATATTCTACATTAACTTATACTGCAAAGATGCTAGATCATTCAG ATTAATTTTCGTTAATGGTGAATGTTGCCAAGACTGGCTTAAGCGGCTATCGCAAAGCTTGAATCTCCCTCGCAAGCCCGAAGAAGTTTTTTCTCTGGCTTTCTATGCATGGactcgtgatgatgatgaaaatcaTTTGACGAAGCCACCAGTTAATCAGACTATGCCATGGTGGCGTAATCTATCCAATTATGATCAACCCTTGACGGGAGAGAAATTATTCCGATTTGAG GTTGAACGTCAAGGCTATGATGATTCCGTGACCTGGCGAATCAGCTCGGCTAATGCTGATTTCAAACTGAGTCCATCTTATCCCACTCATCTGCTAGTGCCAACATCTATTTCGGATGATATGCTAGaag cTGTGGCAGCCTTCAGAAGTGCTCGTCGTCTACCAGCTGTAGTCTGGCGGCATAAGCGAAATGGGGCCGTTCTCGGCCGCTGTTCCCAGCCAGAAGTTGGTTGGCTTGGCTGGCGATCCCAAGAGGATGAAACCCTGCTTCTCTCAATCCTCAATTCTTGTTTCTACGACAGCGCTAATAATCCTCTTCGATCGCGTCATCCAACACCGAACAAAGACATGAATTCCACAAATGAAGAGTGGAATGGTGAAGGATCACTTTCGATTTCAAATGGTAGCTCGAGCAACGTAGAGTGTGGTTCCCTAAAAGATCTTAGTGAAGATTCTTCGTGCTTCACTCAAGGCCACAAAAAA AAAATGCTGATTGTGGACGCACGTAGTTATGCAACTGCTGTTGCAAACCGGGCACGAGGTGGGGGTTGCGAGTTTCCCCAATATTATCCACAATGTGACATTGAATTCATGAATCTTGCCAACATTCATGCTGTACGCAAGAGTTTCCTACTTCTTCGGGCACTTTGTCAGTCAGCCATCGGCAATTTGGCTACTACTGATCAATCCAA CTGGTTCACACAATTGGATTCGACACGGTGGCTTCATCATATGGCAAATTTGCTACGTGCATCGTGGTACACGGCTGTTAATTTGGAAGAACATGGTCGACCGGTCCTCGTTCATTGCAGTGATGGTTGGGACCGAACGCCTCAAATCGTATCCTTAGCTCAGATCATGATTGACCCTTTTTATCGAACCGTTAAA GGTTTTCAGATTCTTGTTCAGCGGGAGTGGATAGAGTTTGGTCACAAGTTTGCCGATCGATGTGGGTTGTTAGGTGGTTGTGAGGATACGAATGAGCGTTGCCCCGTTTTCTTACAGTTTCTTGACTGTGTTCACCAACTGATGAGCCAGTTTCCTACGGCTTTCCAGTTTAATCACGCTTACTTGGTCAAAATGGTGCAACATATTTACTCAAACCTCTTCGGCACTTTTCTGCTCAACACAGTCCAGGAGCGCACTTCCCACCGCATCTCCGAACGTAGCCACAGCCTCTGGAGCTTTTTGCTTCAAAAAAGCAACGAATATTCAAACTATCTGTACGAGTTAACTGAGGAG CCAATTTGGCCTTCTTATCAAGTACGGGATTTGTACTTCTGGTCAGCTGTTTACACAGCCGAATTAGGAAGTATGCCCAACGACTGCCAGACTGGAGATTGTCGGGAAAATTCCACAACTGTTAATCTTAACACTAG cagcagtcctTGTAGCAGTGGATACGCCACTCCACAACAAACAGCTTTGACAGATAGCATGGTTGACACGTTAGCGTGGAAAAATCTTAATATCAAAGGTGGAGTCCGAAATCCAATGGAAGATTCCACTGACACTCTGGTCGACGATGGACACAAA CCCACAACCGTTCTTGATCAATCTGATGGTGATATGGAAGCCGGCGAATCCTTTCCGTTACTTGAACCGGAGCCTGTAAAAGAGCCCTCTTATAAGGAACATCAAGATCCTCTCCCTTCGATGACCCATTTTCGTTccaaacaattaaaatctCCGTTAGAGGAGCCCCTTTGTTTACCACAAAATATTGCAAGTGAAGAAGATGGAGAAGAATCGGAAGTGGACGGCCGGAATTCTTATCTAAATAATTGTCCAACGTGTAAGAGAAATTGGGATCTTCTCAATCGCAACCAGACACACAGTAAAGCTGATCCAGCACCAATGACATTTAATGATGGTGAAGAAAAAGCAATTGCGACGACCATGACACGGCTTGGTGACTCAACTGCTACGTGCCTTGGATATGATTTGGATGGGCTTCTTCCATCAATTGATCGTCAACAAGTTCGTTTAGGGCAGATCCTCGCTGCAAAAGAC GCGGAACTGGATGCTCTGCGTCGTGATTTGCATCAGACCCGAGTAGCACTCTGTCGTCAAGTTTGCCACGACTGCAAGTCAAGTAGAAAGACAAATTCAAGTTCAAAGTCAAATTCG GAAGGTTTGATAGAAGAGTCTTGTCGTGACGGATCGCCTGGTAGAAATGAAAGTTCTGATTGCTCGCTCGGTGGTCTGAATAGTTCACCATCATCGTGGGAAAATGTTGACGAAAAAGAGATAGGAGATAAG GCTCCTGTTGGTCCACCGATCCTGTGGGTACCAGACCATCTTGCCCCTTCATGCATGAGATGTAGTACTCCATTTTGGATGGCTAGAAGGAGACACCATTGCAG GAATTGTGGTAAAGTCTTTTGTTCAGAATGTGCCGATCGCGATCTGCCTCTTCCACACCAGAATTTATTCCAACCCGTCCGAGTGTGTAACGTGTGCTACGATTCATTAAGCGGTGAAAATGAAGATGGAGAAATGTGCTTGGGGGCGCTCCAAGAACAGCAGGACTTTTCAGCTACGAGATCACATTTGGGGAGAGCCTTCAGCCTAACCAGCTTAGCCACCGGTTCCTGTGCCTGCCATTGTTGTCAACTAAAACGACCCACCAAATTCAAAGCTGTGACAGCTGGATCTACCTAG
- the LOC124197631 gene encoding myotubularin-related protein 3-like isoform X5 translates to MAQVNGDESVSKYAAVPESGVARLHSAAVPIKQPSVNGKALCSNGSSSSISSFRLSVGSGSSGDTDIQYIKPSELFPKKLAWVEGGSANTIPPPFPLLPGEDIIYEGRAVEGTLYISNYRLYLSKKVPTEAFAIPPALSPQSSVRDVNVPLGLIESIECKDIFYINLYCKDARSFRLIFVNGECCQDWLKRLSQSLNLPRKPEEVFSLAFYAWTRDDDENHLTKPPVNQTMPWWRNLSNYDQPLTGEKLFRFEVERQGYDDSVTWRISSANADFKLSPSYPTHLLVPTSISDDMLEAVAAFRSARRLPAVVWRHKRNGAVLGRCSQPEVGWLGWRSQEDETLLLSILNSCFYDSANNPLRSRHPTPNKDMNSTNEEWNGEGSLSISNGSSSNVECGSLKDLSEDSSCFTQGHKKKMLIVDARSYATAVANRARGGGCEFPQYYPQCDIEFMNLANIHAVRKSFLLLRALCQSAIGNLATTDQSNWFTQLDSTRWLHHMANLLRASWYTAVNLEEHGRPVLVHCSDGWDRTPQIVSLAQIMIDPFYRTVKGFQILVQREWIEFGHKFADRCGLLGGCEDTNERCPVFLQFLDCVHQLMSQFPTAFQFNHAYLVKMVQHIYSNLFGTFLLNTVQERTSHRISERSHSLWSFLLQKSNEYSNYLYELTEEPIWPSYQVRDLYFWSAVYTAELGSMPNDCQTGDCRENSTTVNLNTSSSSPCSSGYATPQQTALTDSMVDTLAWKNLNIKGGVRNPMEDSTDTLVDDGHKPTTVLDQSDGDMEAGESFPLLEPEPVKEPSYKEHQDPLPSMTHFRSKQLKSPLEEPLCLPQNIASEEDGEESEVDGRNSYLNNCPTCKRNWDLLNRNQTHSKADPAPMTFNDGEEKAIATTMTRLGDSTATCLGYDLDGLLPSIDRQQVRLGQILAAKDAELDALRRDLHQTRVALCRQVCHDCKSSRKTNSSSKSNSEGLIEESCRDGSPGRNESSDCSLGGLNSSPSSWENVDEKEIGDKAPVGPPILWVPDHLAPSCMRCSTPFWMARRRHHCRNCGKVFCSECADRDLPLPHQNLFQPVRVCNVCYDSLSGENEDGEMCLGALQEQQDFSATRSHLGRAFSLTSLATGSCACHCCQLKRPTKFKAVTAGST, encoded by the exons ATGGCACAGGTAAATGGCGATGAAAGTGTTTCTAAATATGCTGCTGTACCCGAAAGTGGGGTTGCGAGGCTCCACAGTGCAGCAGTTCCTATAAAGCAGCCATCAGTAAATGGTAAAGCTCTTTGTAGCAATGGGTCATCATCAAGCATATCGAGTTTCAg GTTAAGTGTGGGAAGTGGCAGTAGTGGAGACACAGACATCCAATACATCAAACCTTCAGAACTATTTCCAAAGAAATTAGCCTGGGTTGAAGGAGGATCTGCCAACACCATCCCACCACCATTCCCTTTGTTACCAGGAGAAGATATAATTTACGAA GGCCGAGCTGTGGAAGGAACATTATACATTTCCAATTACAGACTGTATCTATCTAAAAAAGTTCCCACAGAAGCTTTTGCCATTCCTCCTGCCTTGTCTCCTCAGAGCAGTGTAAGAGATGTAAATGTCCCTTTGGGCTTAATTGAATCGATTGAGTGTAAGGATATATTCTACATTAACTTATACTGCAAAGATGCTAGATCATTCAG ATTAATTTTCGTTAATGGTGAATGTTGCCAAGACTGGCTTAAGCGGCTATCGCAAAGCTTGAATCTCCCTCGCAAGCCCGAAGAAGTTTTTTCTCTGGCTTTCTATGCATGGactcgtgatgatgatgaaaatcaTTTGACGAAGCCACCAGTTAATCAGACTATGCCATGGTGGCGTAATCTATCCAATTATGATCAACCCTTGACGGGAGAGAAATTATTCCGATTTGAG GTTGAACGTCAAGGCTATGATGATTCCGTGACCTGGCGAATCAGCTCGGCTAATGCTGATTTCAAACTGAGTCCATCTTATCCCACTCATCTGCTAGTGCCAACATCTATTTCGGATGATATGCTAGaag cTGTGGCAGCCTTCAGAAGTGCTCGTCGTCTACCAGCTGTAGTCTGGCGGCATAAGCGAAATGGGGCCGTTCTCGGCCGCTGTTCCCAGCCAGAAGTTGGTTGGCTTGGCTGGCGATCCCAAGAGGATGAAACCCTGCTTCTCTCAATCCTCAATTCTTGTTTCTACGACAGCGCTAATAATCCTCTTCGATCGCGTCATCCAACACCGAACAAAGACATGAATTCCACAAATGAAGAGTGGAATGGTGAAGGATCACTTTCGATTTCAAATGGTAGCTCGAGCAACGTAGAGTGTGGTTCCCTAAAAGATCTTAGTGAAGATTCTTCGTGCTTCACTCAAGGCCACAAAAAA AAAATGCTGATTGTGGACGCACGTAGTTATGCAACTGCTGTTGCAAACCGGGCACGAGGTGGGGGTTGCGAGTTTCCCCAATATTATCCACAATGTGACATTGAATTCATGAATCTTGCCAACATTCATGCTGTACGCAAGAGTTTCCTACTTCTTCGGGCACTTTGTCAGTCAGCCATCGGCAATTTGGCTACTACTGATCAATCCAA CTGGTTCACACAATTGGATTCGACACGGTGGCTTCATCATATGGCAAATTTGCTACGTGCATCGTGGTACACGGCTGTTAATTTGGAAGAACATGGTCGACCGGTCCTCGTTCATTGCAGTGATGGTTGGGACCGAACGCCTCAAATCGTATCCTTAGCTCAGATCATGATTGACCCTTTTTATCGAACCGTTAAA GGTTTTCAGATTCTTGTTCAGCGGGAGTGGATAGAGTTTGGTCACAAGTTTGCCGATCGATGTGGGTTGTTAGGTGGTTGTGAGGATACGAATGAGCGTTGCCCCGTTTTCTTACAGTTTCTTGACTGTGTTCACCAACTGATGAGCCAGTTTCCTACGGCTTTCCAGTTTAATCACGCTTACTTGGTCAAAATGGTGCAACATATTTACTCAAACCTCTTCGGCACTTTTCTGCTCAACACAGTCCAGGAGCGCACTTCCCACCGCATCTCCGAACGTAGCCACAGCCTCTGGAGCTTTTTGCTTCAAAAAAGCAACGAATATTCAAACTATCTGTACGAGTTAACTGAGGAG CCAATTTGGCCTTCTTATCAAGTACGGGATTTGTACTTCTGGTCAGCTGTTTACACAGCCGAATTAGGAAGTATGCCCAACGACTGCCAGACTGGAGATTGTCGGGAAAATTCCACAACTGTTAATCTTAACACTAG cagcagcagtcctTGTAGCAGTGGATACGCCACTCCACAACAAACAGCTTTGACAGATAGCATGGTTGACACGTTAGCGTGGAAAAATCTTAATATCAAAGGTGGAGTCCGAAATCCAATGGAAGATTCCACTGACACTCTGGTCGACGATGGACACAAA CCCACAACCGTTCTTGATCAATCTGATGGTGATATGGAAGCCGGCGAATCCTTTCCGTTACTTGAACCGGAGCCTGTAAAAGAGCCCTCTTATAAGGAACATCAAGATCCTCTCCCTTCGATGACCCATTTTCGTTccaaacaattaaaatctCCGTTAGAGGAGCCCCTTTGTTTACCACAAAATATTGCAAGTGAAGAAGATGGAGAAGAATCGGAAGTGGACGGCCGGAATTCTTATCTAAATAATTGTCCAACGTGTAAGAGAAATTGGGATCTTCTCAATCGCAACCAGACACACAGTAAAGCTGATCCAGCACCAATGACATTTAATGATGGTGAAGAAAAAGCAATTGCGACGACCATGACACGGCTTGGTGACTCAACTGCTACGTGCCTTGGATATGATTTGGATGGGCTTCTTCCATCAATTGATCGTCAACAAGTTCGTTTAGGGCAGATCCTCGCTGCAAAAGAC GCGGAACTGGATGCTCTGCGTCGTGATTTGCATCAGACCCGAGTAGCACTCTGTCGTCAAGTTTGCCACGACTGCAAGTCAAGTAGAAAGACAAATTCAAGTTCAAAGTCAAATTCG GAAGGTTTGATAGAAGAGTCTTGTCGTGACGGATCGCCTGGTAGAAATGAAAGTTCTGATTGCTCGCTCGGTGGTCTGAATAGTTCACCATCATCGTGGGAAAATGTTGACGAAAAAGAGATAGGAGATAAG GCTCCTGTTGGTCCACCGATCCTGTGGGTACCAGACCATCTTGCCCCTTCATGCATGAGATGTAGTACTCCATTTTGGATGGCTAGAAGGAGACACCATTGCAG GAATTGTGGTAAAGTCTTTTGTTCAGAATGTGCCGATCGCGATCTGCCTCTTCCACACCAGAATTTATTCCAACCCGTCCGAGTGTGTAACGTGTGCTACGATTCATTAAGCGGTGAAAATGAAGATGGAGAAATGTGCTTGGGGGCGCTCCAAGAACAGCAGGACTTTTCAGCTACGAGATCACATTTGGGGAGAGCCTTCAGCCTAACCAGCTTAGCCACCGGTTCCTGTGCCTGCCATTGTTGTCAACTAAAACGACCCACCAAATTCAAAGCTGTGACAGCTGGATCTACCTAG
- the LOC124197631 gene encoding myotubularin-related protein 3-like isoform X3, which produces MAQVNGDESVSKYAAVPESGVARLHSAAVPIKQPSVNGKALCSNGSSSSISSFRLSVGSGSSGDTDIQYIKPSELFPKKLAWVEGGSANTIPPPFPLLPGEDIIYEGRAVEGTLYISNYRLYLSKKVPTEAFAIPPALSPQSSVRDVNVPLGLIESIECKDIFYINLYCKDARSFRLIFVNGECCQDWLKRLSQSLNLPRKPEEVFSLAFYAWTRDDDENHLTKPPVNQTMPWWRNLSNYDQPLTGEKLFRFEVERQGYDDSVTWRISSANADFKLSPSYPTHLLVPTSISDDMLEAVAAFRSARRLPAVVWRHKRNGAVLGRCSQPEVGWLGWRSQEDETLLLSILNSCFYDSANNPLRSRHPTPNKDMNSTNEEWNGEGSLSISNGSSSNVECGSLKDLSEDSSCFTQGHKKKMLIVDARSYATAVANRARGGGCEFPQYYPQCDIEFMNLANIHAVRKSFLLLRALCQSAIGNLATTDQSNWFTQLDSTRWLHHMANLLRASWYTAVNLEEHGRPVLVHCSDGWDRTPQIVSLAQIMIDPFYRTVKGFQILVQREWIEFGHKFADRCGLLGGCEDTNERCPVFLQFLDCVHQLMSQFPTAFQFNHAYLVKMVQHIYSNLFGTFLLNTVQERTSHRISERSHSLWSFLLQKSNEYSNYLYELTEEPIWPSYQVRDLYFWSAVYTAELGSMPNDCQTGDCRENSTTVNLNTSSSPCSSGYATPQQTALTDSMVDTLAWKNLNIKGGVRNPMEDSTDTLVDDGHKVWQRKSSINMPTTVLDQSDGDMEAGESFPLLEPEPVKEPSYKEHQDPLPSMTHFRSKQLKSPLEEPLCLPQNIASEEDGEESEVDGRNSYLNNCPTCKRNWDLLNRNQTHSKADPAPMTFNDGEEKAIATTMTRLGDSTATCLGYDLDGLLPSIDRQQVRLGQILAAKDAELDALRRDLHQTRVALCRQVCHDCKSSRKTNSSSKSNSEGLIEESCRDGSPGRNESSDCSLGGLNSSPSSWENVDEKEIGDKAPVGPPILWVPDHLAPSCMRCSTPFWMARRRHHCRNCGKVFCSECADRDLPLPHQNLFQPVRVCNVCYDSLSGENEDGEMCLGALQEQQDFSATRSHLGRAFSLTSLATGSCACHCCQLKRPTKFKAVTAGST; this is translated from the exons ATGGCACAGGTAAATGGCGATGAAAGTGTTTCTAAATATGCTGCTGTACCCGAAAGTGGGGTTGCGAGGCTCCACAGTGCAGCAGTTCCTATAAAGCAGCCATCAGTAAATGGTAAAGCTCTTTGTAGCAATGGGTCATCATCAAGCATATCGAGTTTCAg GTTAAGTGTGGGAAGTGGCAGTAGTGGAGACACAGACATCCAATACATCAAACCTTCAGAACTATTTCCAAAGAAATTAGCCTGGGTTGAAGGAGGATCTGCCAACACCATCCCACCACCATTCCCTTTGTTACCAGGAGAAGATATAATTTACGAA GGCCGAGCTGTGGAAGGAACATTATACATTTCCAATTACAGACTGTATCTATCTAAAAAAGTTCCCACAGAAGCTTTTGCCATTCCTCCTGCCTTGTCTCCTCAGAGCAGTGTAAGAGATGTAAATGTCCCTTTGGGCTTAATTGAATCGATTGAGTGTAAGGATATATTCTACATTAACTTATACTGCAAAGATGCTAGATCATTCAG ATTAATTTTCGTTAATGGTGAATGTTGCCAAGACTGGCTTAAGCGGCTATCGCAAAGCTTGAATCTCCCTCGCAAGCCCGAAGAAGTTTTTTCTCTGGCTTTCTATGCATGGactcgtgatgatgatgaaaatcaTTTGACGAAGCCACCAGTTAATCAGACTATGCCATGGTGGCGTAATCTATCCAATTATGATCAACCCTTGACGGGAGAGAAATTATTCCGATTTGAG GTTGAACGTCAAGGCTATGATGATTCCGTGACCTGGCGAATCAGCTCGGCTAATGCTGATTTCAAACTGAGTCCATCTTATCCCACTCATCTGCTAGTGCCAACATCTATTTCGGATGATATGCTAGaag cTGTGGCAGCCTTCAGAAGTGCTCGTCGTCTACCAGCTGTAGTCTGGCGGCATAAGCGAAATGGGGCCGTTCTCGGCCGCTGTTCCCAGCCAGAAGTTGGTTGGCTTGGCTGGCGATCCCAAGAGGATGAAACCCTGCTTCTCTCAATCCTCAATTCTTGTTTCTACGACAGCGCTAATAATCCTCTTCGATCGCGTCATCCAACACCGAACAAAGACATGAATTCCACAAATGAAGAGTGGAATGGTGAAGGATCACTTTCGATTTCAAATGGTAGCTCGAGCAACGTAGAGTGTGGTTCCCTAAAAGATCTTAGTGAAGATTCTTCGTGCTTCACTCAAGGCCACAAAAAA AAAATGCTGATTGTGGACGCACGTAGTTATGCAACTGCTGTTGCAAACCGGGCACGAGGTGGGGGTTGCGAGTTTCCCCAATATTATCCACAATGTGACATTGAATTCATGAATCTTGCCAACATTCATGCTGTACGCAAGAGTTTCCTACTTCTTCGGGCACTTTGTCAGTCAGCCATCGGCAATTTGGCTACTACTGATCAATCCAA CTGGTTCACACAATTGGATTCGACACGGTGGCTTCATCATATGGCAAATTTGCTACGTGCATCGTGGTACACGGCTGTTAATTTGGAAGAACATGGTCGACCGGTCCTCGTTCATTGCAGTGATGGTTGGGACCGAACGCCTCAAATCGTATCCTTAGCTCAGATCATGATTGACCCTTTTTATCGAACCGTTAAA GGTTTTCAGATTCTTGTTCAGCGGGAGTGGATAGAGTTTGGTCACAAGTTTGCCGATCGATGTGGGTTGTTAGGTGGTTGTGAGGATACGAATGAGCGTTGCCCCGTTTTCTTACAGTTTCTTGACTGTGTTCACCAACTGATGAGCCAGTTTCCTACGGCTTTCCAGTTTAATCACGCTTACTTGGTCAAAATGGTGCAACATATTTACTCAAACCTCTTCGGCACTTTTCTGCTCAACACAGTCCAGGAGCGCACTTCCCACCGCATCTCCGAACGTAGCCACAGCCTCTGGAGCTTTTTGCTTCAAAAAAGCAACGAATATTCAAACTATCTGTACGAGTTAACTGAGGAG CCAATTTGGCCTTCTTATCAAGTACGGGATTTGTACTTCTGGTCAGCTGTTTACACAGCCGAATTAGGAAGTATGCCCAACGACTGCCAGACTGGAGATTGTCGGGAAAATTCCACAACTGTTAATCTTAACACTAG cagcagtcctTGTAGCAGTGGATACGCCACTCCACAACAAACAGCTTTGACAGATAGCATGGTTGACACGTTAGCGTGGAAAAATCTTAATATCAAAGGTGGAGTCCGAAATCCAATGGAAGATTCCACTGACACTCTGGTCGACGATGGACACAAAGTATGGCAAAGAAAATCTTCAATTAACAtg CCCACAACCGTTCTTGATCAATCTGATGGTGATATGGAAGCCGGCGAATCCTTTCCGTTACTTGAACCGGAGCCTGTAAAAGAGCCCTCTTATAAGGAACATCAAGATCCTCTCCCTTCGATGACCCATTTTCGTTccaaacaattaaaatctCCGTTAGAGGAGCCCCTTTGTTTACCACAAAATATTGCAAGTGAAGAAGATGGAGAAGAATCGGAAGTGGACGGCCGGAATTCTTATCTAAATAATTGTCCAACGTGTAAGAGAAATTGGGATCTTCTCAATCGCAACCAGACACACAGTAAAGCTGATCCAGCACCAATGACATTTAATGATGGTGAAGAAAAAGCAATTGCGACGACCATGACACGGCTTGGTGACTCAACTGCTACGTGCCTTGGATATGATTTGGATGGGCTTCTTCCATCAATTGATCGTCAACAAGTTCGTTTAGGGCAGATCCTCGCTGCAAAAGAC GCGGAACTGGATGCTCTGCGTCGTGATTTGCATCAGACCCGAGTAGCACTCTGTCGTCAAGTTTGCCACGACTGCAAGTCAAGTAGAAAGACAAATTCAAGTTCAAAGTCAAATTCG GAAGGTTTGATAGAAGAGTCTTGTCGTGACGGATCGCCTGGTAGAAATGAAAGTTCTGATTGCTCGCTCGGTGGTCTGAATAGTTCACCATCATCGTGGGAAAATGTTGACGAAAAAGAGATAGGAGATAAG GCTCCTGTTGGTCCACCGATCCTGTGGGTACCAGACCATCTTGCCCCTTCATGCATGAGATGTAGTACTCCATTTTGGATGGCTAGAAGGAGACACCATTGCAG GAATTGTGGTAAAGTCTTTTGTTCAGAATGTGCCGATCGCGATCTGCCTCTTCCACACCAGAATTTATTCCAACCCGTCCGAGTGTGTAACGTGTGCTACGATTCATTAAGCGGTGAAAATGAAGATGGAGAAATGTGCTTGGGGGCGCTCCAAGAACAGCAGGACTTTTCAGCTACGAGATCACATTTGGGGAGAGCCTTCAGCCTAACCAGCTTAGCCACCGGTTCCTGTGCCTGCCATTGTTGTCAACTAAAACGACCCACCAAATTCAAAGCTGTGACAGCTGGATCTACCTAG